Proteins encoded by one window of Manihot esculenta cultivar AM560-2 chromosome 10, M.esculenta_v8, whole genome shotgun sequence:
- the LOC110625189 gene encoding putative disease resistance RPP13-like protein 1 translates to MDIVTAFGGSILAFCFQGLLDRLSSVDLMKYVGQGQVLAQLKKWEKMLKRIHAVLEDAEEKQTANRLVGIWLCDLRDLAYDLEDIIDELATEVQRRKLEDEPVRPNNKVHSFFSIMCGGVNLNLNTIKFNAEMVAKIEEMSARLDEIIKQKDELRLVEYSRKRVRHVTERPPSTSLVNEAKVYGREEDKKAMLKLLNAQTSDVEVSVIPIVGMGGLGKTTLAQLVYNDPTLEFDLKAWVSVGEDFDVLTITKTVLLQLGDGGEYKDLDSLQVKLKQKFFQKKFLVVMDDVWTDNYEQWTLFRSPFEAGSNQSRIIITTRSQEVSLMMGTTSAYPLKQLSYDDCMRVFAQHALGATSFDGHLELKEMGEEIVKRCGGLPLAAKALGGILRGKPNPKVWEEVLSSGIWRSPDYRSNVLPALRVSYLHLPPHLKQCFAYCAILPKDHEFDRNELVLLWMAEGFLYDKKEMKDNEDLGHKYFDELLSRSFFQQSNDNKSMYIMHDLIIDLARYVSGETCLHMVDKLESTKSYAKIRHSSFIAQYRNTFQRFQSFYEMKNLRTFLSMYHDNNWRCHLTGKVVHDLVPKLKCLRSLSLTYYAIEELPDSIGGLKHLRYLDLSYTRIKRLPESVDKLFNLQTLKLRGCDILTRLPSGLCNLLNLRHLDIVGTRKLKEMPPHIGNLTGLCLLTKFVIGGSNGRVTELKKLSGLQGQLHIENLGTVVDIQDADLANMKDKHISKLNLEWNQSGTWIGPREFSYDLINSSDEEQVLNSLRPHQSLSSLSIVSFGGRKVPLWLGDPLFTSMVEVKLCYCDQITSLPPLGRLKSLKKLSIKCLDKVKEVGVEFYEDDSCFPCLETLEIISMVQLKLWTWSIDLVEDYVPKFPKLRKLRIVSCRDFVGRLPTFLPSLEELDIFGFEKLVDLPKMLPSLLTFSINGSHGRDQCRGAVLRSVANSPSLTTLKISFLSRLVRLDEAVIKTLRSLKVFEISYCFDLRCLWNDGTNSDYLTSLKHLEIKDCPELVLLVDGEEGFLPGNLEILSIEGCLNLKVLPNGLSNLKSLNSLSISSCRSLVSFPVRGLPHSLVCLRIENCDSLESLPEGMMQDHYYISETSHLEKLYIRGCESLRQNHPNCRFPDSLKTLEIHNCPSQTLNSLYYGLSHLTELRISDCPQLESFPEKELSIPSIVSLTISDCGRLRSLSNHMQNLRCLENLQIEDCYQLELFPEMGLPTPKLVSLTFARCKKLRSLPNQMQNLTCLRFLRVYGCDYIESLTEGCLPPNLSELSIIACDNLKQPMPEWGLHRLNSLTKLSISNTKSNRDMISFPDDDGLLLPGSLTYVKISYFENLRSISRGIQKLTSLKSLHICGEKLQSFPDVGFPATLEELSVYGCPLLQDRCLKDRGDYWPIISHIPIVCINNQNEVTKDYILRKW, encoded by the exons GAAGACGAACCTGTTCGTCCAAATAATAAGGTGCACAGTTTTTTCTCTATTATGTGTGGTGGAGTGAATCTAAATCTAAATACCATTAAGTTCAATGCTGAAATGGTTGCCAAAATAGAGGAAATGAGTGCTAGATTAGATGAGATCATAAAGCAGAAAGATGAACTTCGTTTAGTAGAGTATTCTAGAAAGAGGGTTAGGCATGTGACAGAAAGACCACCCTCAACCTCTTTGGTTAATGAAGCGAAGGTTTATGGTAGGGAGGAAGATAAGAAGGCGATGCTGAAATTGTTGAATGCTCAGACAAGTGATGTGGAGGTCTCTGTGATTCCCATAGTTGGGATGGGAGGGCTTGGCAAGACAACCCTAGCTCAGCTAGTCTACAATGATCCCACGTTGGAGTTTGATTTGAAAGCCTGGGTTTCTGTTGGCGAAGATTTTGATGTTTTGACCATCACCAAAACAGTTCTTCTTCAATTGGGTGATGGTGGTGAATATAAAGATTTGGATTCACTCCAGGTAAAATTGAAGCAAAAGTTCTTCCAGAAAaagtttttggtggtcatggaCGACGTCTGGACTGACAACTATGAGCAATGGACTCTGTTTCGGAGTCCTTTTGAAGCAGGGTCGAACCAGAGCAGAATTATCATCACAACTCGCAGTCAGGAGGTTTCATTGATGATGGGTACTACTTCAGCTTATCCTCTCAAGCAGCTATCGTATGATGATTGTATGCGCGTGTTTGCCCAACATGCTTTGGGAGCAACAAGTTTTGACGGGCACTTGGAGCTGAAAGAAATGGGTGAGGAGATTGTCAAAAGATGTGGAGGATTACCTTTGGCAGCAAAAGCTCTTGGAGGCATCTTAAGGGGTAAACCAAATCCTAAAGTGTGGGAGGAAGTGTTGAGCAGTGGGATATGGAGATCACCAGACTACAGGAGCAATGTTCTTCCAGCCTTGAGAGTGAGCTATCTTCATCTTCCACCTCATTTAAAGCAGTGTTTTGCTTATTGTGCAATTTTACCAAAGGATCACGAGTTTGATAGAAATGAGTTGGTTTTGTTGTGGATGGCTGAGGGTTTCTTGTATGATAAGAAGGAAATGAAAGACAATGAAGATTTGGGTCATAAATATTTTGATGAGTTATTATCAAGATCTTTTTTTCAACAATCTAATGATAATAAATCAATGTATATAATGCATGACCTAATTATTGATTTAGCTCGCTATGTTAGTGGGGAAACATGTTTACATATGGTTGATAAGTTGGAGAGTACAAAATCATATGCAAAGATTCGACATTCGTCATTTATTGCTCAGTACAGAAACACTTTTCAAAGATTTCAAAGCTTCTATGAAATGAAGAATTTGCGGACATTTTTATCAATGTATCACGACAATAACTGGAGGTGCCATTTAACTGGTAAGGTGGTGCATGACTTGGTGCCAAAATTGAAATGCTTAAGGTCACTATCTCTAACTTATTATGCAATTGAGGAGTTGCCAGATTCTATTGGTGGCTTAAAGCACTTACGCTACCTTGACTTATCTTATACTAGAATCAAAAGGTTGCCTGAATCAGTGGATAAACTCTTCAATTTACAGACATTGAAGTTGCGTGGTTGTGATATCCTTACGAGGTTACCTAGTGGCCTATGCAATTTACTCAACTTGCGGCATCTTGATATTGTGGGCACAAGGAAATTGAAAGAGATGCCACCACATATTGGTAATTTGACTGGTCTATGCCTGTTGACCAAGTTTGTAATTGGGGGAAGCAATGGACGAGTCACAGAGTTGAAGAAGCTTTCTGGCCTACAAGGGCAACTTCACATTGAAAATTTAGGGACGGTAGTAGATATTCAAGATGCAGATTTGGCCAATATGAAGGATAAGCATATCAGTAAATTAAACTTGGAATGGAATCAGAGCGGTACTTGGATTGGGCCTCGTGAATTTTCCTATGACTTGATAAACTCAAGTGACGAAGAACAAGTTCTTAACTCATTACGGCCACATCAAAGTCTGTCAAGCCTTTCAATTGTATCATTTGGTGGAAGGAAAGTCCCATTGTGGCTGGGAGATCCTTTGTTCACTAGCATGGTAGAGGTGAAGTTGTGCTATTGTGACCAAATCACATCATTGCCACCACTTGGGCGACTAAAATCCCTGAAAAAGTTAAGCATAAAATGTCTGGATAAAGTGAAAGAAGTAGGAGTAGAGTTTTATGAGGATGATTCATGTTTTCCTTGTTTGGAGACACTCGAGATTATCAGTATGGTTCAATTGAAGCTGTGGACTTGGTCTATTGATCTGGTTGAAGATTATGTCCCAAAATTCCCTAAGCTACGTAAGCTTCGAATAGTGAGTTGTCGTGATTTTGTTGGAAGACTGCCCACATTCCTTCCTTCCCTAGAAGAACTTGATATTTTTGGATTTGAAAAGTTAGTTGATTTGCCAAAAATGCTTCCATCACTTTTAACATTCTCTATTAATGGCTCTCATGGTCGGGATCAATGTCGAGGGGCAGTTCTCAGAAGTGTGGCTAATTCCCCCTCTCTAACTACCTTAAAAATTAGTTTCCTTTCAAGGCTTGTGAGATTAGATGAAGCTGTAATAAAGACCTTGAGGTCACTAAAAGTTTTTGAGATTAGTTATTGTTTTGATCTGAGATGCTTGTGGAATGATGGAACGAATTCAGACTATCTTACTAGTCTAAAGCATTTGGAAATCAAGGATTGTCCGGAGCTTGTGTTATTGGTGGATGGGGAGGAAGGGTTTTTGCCTGGCAATCTAGAGATTTTGAGCATAGAAGGATGCCTAAATCTGAAGGTGTTGCCAAATGGGCTGAGCAACCTCAAGTCTCTAAATTCTTTGAGTATCAGCTCATGTAGAAGTTTAGTCTCTTTCCCAGTAAGGGGTTTGCCACACAGCTTGGTATGTCTTAGAATCGAAAACTGTGATTCTTTGGAGTCGCTGCCGGAGGGAATGATGCAAGACCATTATTACATTAGCGAGACGTCTCATCTTGAGAAATTGTATATCAGGGGATGTGAATCTCTCAGGCAAAATCATCCAAATTGCAGGTTTCCTGATTCCCTAAAGACCCTTGAGATTCACAACTGTCCGTCACAAACCTTAAACTCGCTATATTATGGGCTTTCTCATCTCACAGAATTACGAATATCAGATTGTCCTCAATTAGAGTCATTTCCAGAGAAGGAATTGTCCATCCCCAGTATTGTATCATTGACAATTTCAGACTGTGGAAGATTAAGGTCTCTATCCAATCACATGCAAAACCTCCGTTGTCTAGAAAATCTACAAATAGAGGACTGTTATCAGTTAGAGTTGTTCCCAGAAATGGGATTGCCCACCCCCAAGCTTGTCTCTTTAACATTTGCTCGGTGCAAAAAGTTGAGGTCTCTACCCAATCAGATGCAAAACCTTACTTGCCTTCGATTTCTACGTGTATATGGCTGTGATTATATAGAGTCCCTAACTGAAGGGTGTTTACCGCCAAACCTATCTGAGCTTTCGATCATTGCTTGCGATAATCTAAAACAGCCGATGCCAGAGTGGGGACTCCATAGACTCAACTCTCTTACAAAATTGAGTATCAGTAACACAAAGTCAAATAGAGATATGATTTCCTTTCCAGATGATGATGGCTTACTACTTCCCGGTTCTCTAACCTATGTCAAAATCTCTTATTTCGAAAATCTGAGATCCATATCAAGGGGCATCCAAAAGCTGACCTCTCTTAAAAGCTTACATATTTGTGGCGAGAAACTTCAGTCCTTCCCAGATGTGGGCTTCCCTGCTACACTTGAAGAACTATCTGTTTATGGCTGTCCTCTACTGCAAGATCGTTGCTTAAAAGATAGAGGAGATTACTGGCCAATCATTTCTCATATCCCCATTGTTTGTATCAACAATCAG AACGAAGTAACAAAAGATTATATCTTACGCAAATGGTAG
- the LOC110624339 gene encoding putative disease resistance protein At3g14460 yields MEIATAVGGSILSVCFQGLFDRLSSIDLKKYVGQGQVLAQLKKWEKMLQRIYVVLEDAEEKQTADQSVEIWLSDLRDLAHDLEDIMDELATEVQRRKLVDKPVRPNDKVHKLLSAMCGNLNLNTIKFNAGMVAKIEETSARLDEIIKQKDELHLAESNRRVSHVTERPPSTSLVNEAKVYGREEDKEAMLKLLNAETSDTQVSVISIVGMGGLGKTTLAQLVYNDPMLEFDLKAWVSVGEDFDVFRVTKTVLHQLGDGGDDNDLNLLQVKLKQKLSWKKFLVVLDDVWTQNYEQWTLFWGPFEAGAAQSRVIVTTRSQDVSLMMGATPAYSLKKLSHNECMSVFAQHALGANNFDDHLELKEIGEEIVKRCGGLPLAAKALGGILKGKPNPDLWKEVLSSEMWELPDNRNNILPALKLSYFHLPPQLKRCFSYCAILPKDREFDRNELVLLWMAEGFLYDKKKMKDSEGLGQNYFDDLLSRSFFQQSNDNKSKYIMHDLIVDLACFVSREVCLHMVGKLQNAKSYAKIRHSSFIPHFMNTFQRFQSFYEMKNLRTLLSWSRYVGRCYLTSKVVHELVPKLKCLRSLSLTHLVIEELPDSIGDLKHLRYLNLSITLIKGLPESVDKLSNLQTLKLHHCYELIELPKGICNLLNLQHLDIIGTRKLKEMPPHIGNLTSLCVLTKFIVGKSNGRITELKKLCDLRGQIHITSLENVEVEDIRDAGFANLKDKPGITELHLKWTDEFSYDLRNPSHEEQVLNSMQPHHSLSSLSIKSFSGRKFPSWLGEPSFSSMVQLELSNCHQITSLPPLGRLKSLKKLSIKGLSRVKEVGVEFYEDDSFFSCLEMLEIVNMGKWEQWAWSNGLGEDSVVKFPKLHELRLHNCPKLAGKLPNFLPSLEKLVINNCPRLVELPKVLPSLAALSIRRCQEAILKSVTNATSLTSLQIIECLDLASLVDGEEELLPCSLEVLEVDQCPNLKELPSGLKDLKSLKDLRISQCRSLVSFPAGGLPHNLICLSLQNCGALESLPEGIVSHSKYSSDTSHLGKLRISGCKSLGSSSNGKFPDFLKTLEIHNWTTQLLNSLYYGLSHLTDLQIWNCPQLESFPGKELPIPSLISLKIAGCEGLRSLSNHMQDLQSLQQLEIGNCPRLELFPEMGLRNPKLVSFEVHRCKNLKSLPNQMQSLTSLQSINMSDCGAAIECSIECLPPNLTMLSMGACLNLKQPMLEWGLHGLTSLRKLGIGSMKSSGDIISFPDDDGFLLPTSLTHLFIAGFKNLKSISMGIQKLISLEKLEIWRCPKLQSFPAEGFPATLECLCIDNCPLLRDRCLKEKGGDYWPIISHIPRVVIRN; encoded by the coding sequence ATGGAAATTGCGACTGCTGTTGGAGGCTCTATCCTCTCTGTTTGCTTTCAGGGGCTTTTCGACAGGTTGAGTTCCATTGACTTAAAGAAATACGTAGGCCAAGGTCAAGTCTTGGCTCAACTCAAGAAGTGGGAAAAGATGCTCCAGCGAATTTATGTAGTGCTTGAAGATGCAGAGGAGAAGCAGACGGCAGACCAATCGGTGGAGATCTGGCTAAGCGATCTCAGAGACTTGGCTCACGACCTCGAGGATATAATGGATGAACTTGCCACGGAGGTTCAACGACGCAAGTTGGTAGACAAGCCTGTTCGTCCAAATGATAAGGTGCACAAGCTTCTCTCTGCTATGTGTGgtaatctaaatttaaatactaTTAAGTTCAATGCTGGGATGGTTGCCAAAATAGAGGAAACTAGTGCTAGATTAGATGAGATCATAAAGCAGAAAGATGAACTCCATTTAGCTGAGTCTAATAGGAGGGTCAGCCATGTGACAGAAAGACCACCCTCAACCTCTTTGGTTAACGAAGCCAAGGTTTATGGTAGGGAGGAAGATAAGGAGGCGATGTTGAAATTGTTGAATGCTGAGACAAGTGATACCCAGGTGTCTGTGATTTCCATAGTTGGAATGGGAGGCCTTGGCAAGACAACTCTAGCTCAGCTAGTCTACAATGATCCCATGTTGGAGTTTGATTTGAAAGCTTGGGTGTCTGTTGGTGAAGATTTTGATGTTTTCAGGGTCACGAAAACAGTTCTTCATCAATTGGGAGATGGTGGTGATGACAATGATTTAAATTTGCTTCAGGTAAAATTGAAGCAAAAGTTGTCTTGGAAGAAGTTTTTAGTTGTCCTAGATGATGTTTGGACCCAGAACTATGAGCAATGGACTCTGTTTTGGGGTCCTTTTGAAGCAGGGGCAGCTCAAAGCAGAGTTATCGTCACAACTCGAAGTCAAGATGTTTCACTAATGATGGGTGCCACTCCAGCATATTCTCTTAAGAAGCTCTCACACAATGAATGTATGTCTGTGTTTGCCCAGCATGCTCTGGGAGCAAATAATTTTGACGACCATTTGGAGCTAAAAGAAATAGGTGAGGAGATTGTCAAAAGATGTGGAGGATTACCTTTGGCAGCAAAAGCTCTTGGAGGCATCTTAAAGGGTAAACCAAATCCTGATTTGTGGAAGGAAGTGTTGAGCAGTGAGATGTGGGAATTACCAGACAATAGGAACAATATCCTTCCAGCCTTGAAGTTGAGCTATTTTCATCTTCCACCTCAGTTAAAGCGATGTTTCTCTTATTGCGCAATACTACCAAAGGATCGCGAGTTTGATAGGAATGAATTGGTTTTGCTGTGGATGGCTGAGGGTTTCTTGTATGACAAGAAGAAAATGAAGGATAGTGAAGGTTTGGGTCAAAattattttgatgatttattATCAAGATCGTTTTTTCAACAATCAAATGataataaatcaaaatatataatgcaTGACCTAATTGTTGATTTAGCTTGCTTTGTTAGCAGAGAAGTATGTTTGCATATGGTTGGTAAGTTGCAGAATGCAAAATCATATGCAAAGATTAGACATTCTTCATTTATTCCTCATTTTATGAACACTTTTCAAAGATTTCAAAGCTTCTATGAAATGAAGAACTTGCGGACATTGTTATCCTGGAGTCGTTATGTGGGGAGATGCTACTTAACTAGTAAGGTGGTGCATGAGTTGGTGCCAAAATTAAAATGCTTAAGGTCGCTATCTCTAACTCACCTTGTGATTGAGGAGTTGCCGGATTCTATTGGTGACTTGAAGCACTTGCGCTACCTCAACCTGTCTATTACTTTAATCAAAGGGTTGCCTGAATCAGTGGATAAACTCTCCAACTTACAGACATTAAAGTTGCATCATTGTTATGAGCTTATTGAGTTGCCTAAAGGCATATGCAATTTACTCAACTTGCAGCATCTTGACATTATTGGCACAAGGAAATTGAAAGAGATGCCACCACATATTGGTAATTTGACTAGTCTCTGCGTGTTGACCAAATTTATCGTGGGGAAAAGCAATGGACGGATCACAGAGCTGAAGAAACTTTGTGATCTGCGGGGGCAGATTCATATTACAAGTTTAGAGAATGTGGAAGTTGAAGATATTCGAGATGCGGGTTTTGCCAATTTGAAGGATAAGCCTGGTATCACCGAGTTACACTTGAAATGGACTGATGAATTTTCTTATGATTTGAGAAACCCAAGTCATGAAGAACAAGTTCTCAACTCAATGCAGCCACATCATAGTCTGTCAAGCCTATCAATTAAATCATTTAGTGGTAGGAAATTCCCATCGTGGCTAGGTGAGCCTTCATTCTCTAGCATGGTGCAGTTGGAGCTAAGCAACTGTCATCAAATTACTTCACTGCCACCACTCGGACGATTAAAGTCATTAAAAAAGTTGAGCATAAAAGGTTTAAGTAGAGTAAAAGAAGTGGGTGTTGAGTTTTATGAGGATGATTCATTTTTTTCTTGTTTGGAAATGCTAGAGATTGTTAATATGGGTAAGTGGGAGCAGTGGGCTTGGTCAAATGGTCTGGGCGAAGATTCTGTGGTAAAATTTCCTAAGCTGCATGAACTTCGACTCCATAATTGTCCCAAGTTGGCTGGAAAATTGCCCAACTTCCTTCCTTCCCTCGAAAAACTTGTTATTAATAATTGcccgcgcttggttgaattACCAAAAGTTCTCCCATCACTTGCAGCACTCTCTATTAGAAGATGTCAAGAGGCAATTCTCAAGAGTGTGACTAATGCCACCTCTCTTACTAGTTTGCAAATTATAGAATGTCTTGATCTTGCATCATTGgtagatggagaagaagagctATTGCCATGCAGTCTTGAAGTTTTGGAGGTAGATCAGTGTCCAAATCTGAAGGAGTTGCCAAGTGGACTGAAAGACCTCAAATCTCTCAAAGATTTGAGAATAAGCCAATGTAGAAGTTTAGTTTCCTTCCCTGCAGGGGGTTTGCCGCACAACTTGATATGTCTTAGTCTGCAAAACTGTGGAGCTTTGGAGTCTCTTCCGGAGGGGATTGTGTCCCACAGTAAATACAGCAGCGACACGTCTCATCTCGGGAAGTTGCGTATCTCTGGATGTAAATCTCTGGGGTCCTCTTCAAATGGAAAGTTTCCTGATTTCCTGAAGACCTTGGAAATCCACAACTGGACGACACAATTATTAAACTCGCTATATTATGGGCTTTCTCATCTTACAGATTTGCAAATATGGAACTGTCCTCAATTAGAATCCTTTCCTGGGAAGGAATTGCCCATCCCTTCTCTTATCTCTTTAAAAATCGCTGGCTGTGAAGGATTGAGGTCTCTATCCAATCACATGCAGGACCTCCAGAGTCTGCAACAGTTAGAAATAGGCAACTGTCCTCGATTAGAGTTGTTCCCAGAGATGGGATTGCGCAATCCCAAGCTTGTCTCTTTCGAAGTTCATCGGTGCAAAAATTTGAAGTCTCTGCCGAATCAGATGCAAAGCCTCACTTCCCTTCAATCTATAAATATGTCAGATTGTGGAGCAGCTATAGAGTGCTCAATAGAATGTTTGCCTCCAAACCTAACTATGCTTTCCATGGGTGCATGCTTGAATCTGAAACAGCCAATGCTAGAGTGGGGACTCCACGGGCTCACCTCTCTCAGAAAATTGGGCATTGGCAGCATGAAGTCAAGTGGAGATATTATTTCCTTCCCAGATGATGACGGCTTTCTGCTTCCCACTTCTCTTACCCACCTCTTCATTGCTGGATTCAAGAATCTAAAATCCATATCCATGGGTATCCAAAAGCTCATCTCTCttgaaaaattagaaatttGGAGGTGCCCAAAACTGCAGTCCTTCCCAGCTGAGGGCTTCCCTGCTACACTTGAATGCCTATGTATTGACAACTGCCCTCTGCTTCGGGATCGTTGCTTAAAAGAAAAAGGGGGAGACTACTGGCCTATCATTTCTCATATCCCCCGCGTTGTTATACGCAATTAA